In the genome of Vibrio sp. NTOU-M3, one region contains:
- a CDS encoding DUF3624 domain-containing protein gives MTCETCRDHWFWKKIGRCKRCMDQLTVLSVLCWIIWWWLFRNTPESIESIALLFAGFAFNGLLFLHLWMRFVILPWRKRKEKRAQKP, from the coding sequence ATGACATGTGAGACTTGTCGTGATCACTGGTTTTGGAAAAAGATTGGCCGATGCAAACGCTGCATGGATCAATTGACGGTATTATCGGTACTTTGCTGGATCATATGGTGGTGGTTATTTCGCAATACACCTGAGTCGATCGAGTCGATCGCCTTGCTCTTTGCTGGTTTCGCCTTCAATGGCTTATTGTTTCTTCATTTATGGATGCGCTTTGTCATTTTGCCTTGGCGCAAGCGTAAAGAGAAAAGAGCTCAAAAACCTTAA
- the oxyR gene encoding DNA-binding transcriptional regulator OxyR, with the protein MNIRDFEYLVALAEHKHFRKAAEACFVSQPTLSGQIRKLEDELGTALLERSSRRVLFTDAGLQLVDQARCILNEVKTFKDMASGQSGAMSGPMHIGFIPTVGPYILPRIVPALKEQFPELELFLHEAQTQQLVRQLEDGKLDCLVLASVAETSPFKEIEVYSEPLSVAVPCDHEWATLDSIDMLELNGKTVLALGDGHCLRDQALGFCFAAGAKDDERFKATSLETLRNMVAAGAGITLLPELSLPKEKQKDGVCYIRAVNPEPSRSIVLVYRPGSPLRARFEQLASTISEQLAAR; encoded by the coding sequence ATGAATATCCGCGATTTTGAATACTTGGTGGCTTTGGCTGAACACAAACACTTTCGCAAAGCCGCGGAAGCGTGTTTTGTTAGCCAACCAACGTTAAGTGGTCAGATCCGTAAGTTAGAAGACGAGCTTGGCACGGCTTTGTTAGAGCGAAGCAGCCGTCGGGTTTTGTTTACGGATGCGGGGTTACAACTCGTTGATCAAGCTCGATGCATTCTGAATGAAGTGAAAACATTTAAAGACATGGCAAGCGGCCAAAGTGGTGCGATGTCTGGTCCAATGCACATTGGCTTTATTCCAACCGTTGGGCCTTATATCCTTCCTCGCATCGTCCCTGCTTTAAAAGAACAATTCCCTGAACTTGAATTGTTTTTGCATGAGGCGCAAACGCAGCAATTGGTGCGTCAATTAGAAGACGGTAAGCTCGATTGTTTGGTGTTAGCGTCAGTTGCAGAGACGTCACCTTTTAAAGAAATTGAGGTGTACAGTGAGCCTCTGAGCGTTGCGGTGCCGTGCGATCATGAATGGGCGACGCTAGACAGTATTGACATGCTTGAGTTGAATGGTAAGACGGTGCTGGCTTTAGGGGATGGCCACTGCTTACGTGATCAGGCGTTGGGCTTTTGTTTTGCCGCTGGGGCAAAAGATGATGAACGCTTTAAAGCAACCAGCTTAGAAACCTTGCGTAATATGGTCGCCGCAGGTGCAGGCATTACGTTATTACCTGAGCTTTCCTTACCCAAAGAAAAGCAAAAAGATGGCGTTTGTTATATTCGAGCCGTCAACCCAGAACCATCACGCAGTATCGTTCTGGTGTATCGTCCGGGGTCTCCGTTAAGAGCGCGTTTTGAGCAATTGGCCTCGACCATTTCTGAGCAATTGGCTGCTCGATAG
- a CDS encoding pilus assembly protein PilP: protein MKVKLSLVLPCVLMLLSGCKANQDSLSDFVSQTEQKARKDVSALTPLKEFKVAEYSQHAMREPFVLPQAALVLNQPNVKKDCWQPAPRRKTGQLERFPLSKLRLKGVMSSNGRVSALVQTPRGNVVKVNAGHYVGLNNGKITRVTNQYLQINETLPDGLGCWNKRNVKLALK, encoded by the coding sequence ATGAAGGTTAAGCTGTCATTGGTTCTTCCTTGTGTACTGATGTTGTTGTCTGGATGTAAAGCCAATCAAGATTCTCTTAGTGACTTTGTCAGTCAAACTGAGCAGAAAGCACGCAAAGATGTGTCGGCATTAACGCCGTTGAAAGAGTTTAAAGTCGCCGAGTATTCACAACACGCTATGCGTGAACCGTTTGTTTTGCCGCAAGCGGCATTGGTGCTCAATCAGCCGAATGTAAAAAAAGACTGTTGGCAGCCTGCACCACGACGCAAAACAGGACAGCTAGAGCGTTTTCCTCTAAGCAAATTGCGTTTAAAAGGTGTGATGAGTAGCAATGGTCGAGTCTCGGCCTTAGTGCAGACGCCAAGAGGTAACGTTGTAAAAGTGAATGCAGGTCATTATGTCGGTTTGAATAACGGCAAAATCACACGCGTCACCAATCAATATTTACAGATTAATGAAACTTTACCCGATGGGTTAGGGTGTTGGAATAAACGCAACGTCAAGTTAGCGCTTAAATAG
- a CDS encoding glutathione peroxidase produces MFASKEGQNVPQVTFPTRQGDAWVNVTSDDLFKNKTVIVFSLPGAFTPTCSSSHLPRYNELFPVFKEHGVDEILCVSVNDTFVMNAWKADQEAENITFIPDGNGEFTDGMGMLVEKKDLGFGDRSWRYSMLVKDGVVEKMFIEPNEPGDPFKVSDADTMLSYIAPNFKTQESITVFTKPGCPFCAKAKQNLIDHGLQYEEVILGKDATTVSLRAVTGRATVPQVFIGGRHIGGSEELETYLG; encoded by the coding sequence ATGTTCGCATCGAAAGAAGGTCAAAATGTTCCACAGGTTACTTTCCCGACTCGCCAAGGTGATGCTTGGGTTAACGTAACAAGCGACGACCTATTCAAAAACAAAACGGTCATTGTCTTTAGCTTGCCGGGTGCATTTACACCAACTTGTTCTTCAAGCCACTTACCTCGTTATAACGAATTGTTCCCTGTATTCAAAGAGCACGGTGTCGACGAAATCCTTTGTGTTTCAGTTAACGACACATTTGTGATGAACGCTTGGAAAGCCGATCAGGAAGCTGAAAACATCACCTTTATCCCTGATGGTAACGGCGAGTTTACTGATGGCATGGGAATGCTGGTTGAGAAAAAAGATCTTGGTTTTGGTGATCGCTCATGGCGCTACAGCATGCTGGTAAAAGATGGTGTCGTTGAGAAAATGTTCATCGAACCAAACGAGCCGGGCGACCCGTTCAAAGTTTCAGATGCAGACACGATGTTGTCATACATCGCACCAAACTTTAAAACACAGGAATCCATCACAGTATTTACAAAACCTGGCTGTCCTTTCTGTGCTAAGGCGAAACAAAATCTGATTGATCACGGTCTTCAGTATGAAGAAGTGATTCTGGGTAAAGATGCAACGACTGTTAGCCTACGTGCAGTCACTGGTCGTGCCACGGTACCTCAAGTGTTCATCGGTGGTAGACACATCGGTGGTAGTGAAGAGCTTGAAACTTACTTAGGCTAA
- a CDS encoding type 4a pilus biogenesis protein PilO, translating to MASYQDLDIEEIAEWPLVPQVIVITVLVIILQGFGYWFYLKPQAEQLESLIQKEQTLKTTLTIKANKVATLPKLQAQLDELSERYDFLSRQLPVQKELASMLASVNELGLKNSLTFTRIDWGEKQNQEFLYRLPLNIELTGDYHNIGDFSQAIAELPRIIHFDDVYWQRVSQESSTLHFRVRAYTYQFKPEVKDEG from the coding sequence ATGGCTAGTTATCAAGATCTTGATATTGAAGAAATCGCGGAATGGCCTTTAGTGCCACAGGTTATCGTTATTACGGTGTTGGTTATTATCCTGCAAGGGTTTGGTTATTGGTTCTATCTCAAGCCTCAAGCCGAACAGCTCGAATCGTTAATTCAAAAAGAACAAACATTAAAGACGACGCTTACCATCAAAGCCAATAAAGTCGCCACACTACCGAAGTTACAGGCGCAATTAGATGAACTCTCAGAGCGATATGATTTTCTTTCACGTCAGCTTCCGGTTCAGAAAGAATTAGCCAGCATGTTGGCATCTGTGAATGAACTTGGACTGAAAAACTCACTTACGTTTACACGAATTGATTGGGGTGAAAAGCAGAATCAGGAATTCCTGTATCGCTTGCCGTTGAACATCGAGTTGACGGGGGATTATCACAATATTGGTGATTTTTCTCAGGCGATTGCTGAGCTACCACGGATCATCCATTTTGACGATGTGTATTGGCAGCGAGTGAGTCAAGAGAGCAGCACGCTTCACTTCCGTGTCCGTGCTTACACCTATCAGTTTAAGCCGGAGGTAAAAGATGAAGGTTAA
- the pilM gene encoding type IV pilus assembly protein PilM produces MGKSLVTGIDIGHHSIKAVVLKPVKGTFTLAGYKELPIEADIFSDNHMLNYQKIVKKLKALRKGLPLFSSRVALSVPDNTVISKVLQIDSELDDREREFAIFQNFSHQSPFPIEELHLDYIELPKKTVSQTTVSYQVYATKKDLVESRVNAAEKAGFQPFLMEMQAHSLTHVWQKVSQQENKSDWLLVDIGLSQTLMCIDFADKAPFHKELALGTQVIDAKGEYEHLMHSSTERFIFGLIEKLQRNIQILGSVHGTPIKGIWLTGGGAATPMLVEEIQRRLEVECEVLNPLHLFKGKRSKHTAEMENGFAFSTAVGLALRGIDWMEQSHAA; encoded by the coding sequence ATGGGTAAATCACTAGTCACTGGCATTGACATTGGTCACCACAGTATAAAAGCAGTGGTGTTAAAGCCAGTTAAAGGCACATTCACACTTGCTGGTTACAAAGAGTTGCCAATTGAAGCAGACATTTTCTCTGATAACCACATGTTAAATTATCAGAAAATTGTAAAGAAACTCAAAGCGCTAAGGAAGGGTTTACCATTATTTAGCAGCAGAGTCGCGCTTTCGGTACCCGACAACACCGTAATAAGCAAAGTATTACAAATAGATAGTGAGCTCGATGATAGAGAAAGAGAGTTCGCTATTTTTCAGAATTTTTCTCATCAATCCCCATTTCCAATTGAAGAACTGCATTTGGATTACATCGAACTACCGAAAAAAACGGTTAGCCAGACCACGGTAAGCTATCAAGTTTATGCCACAAAGAAAGATCTGGTGGAAAGTCGAGTTAATGCGGCTGAAAAAGCGGGATTTCAGCCTTTTTTAATGGAGATGCAAGCACACAGCCTTACTCATGTGTGGCAAAAAGTGTCACAGCAAGAAAATAAGTCAGACTGGTTATTGGTTGATATTGGATTAAGTCAGACTTTGATGTGCATCGATTTTGCAGATAAAGCCCCTTTTCATAAAGAGCTGGCATTAGGTACACAAGTGATTGATGCAAAAGGGGAGTATGAGCATCTCATGCACAGCAGTACCGAACGTTTCATTTTTGGCTTAATTGAAAAACTACAACGCAACATTCAAATCCTTGGCTCTGTCCACGGCACGCCCATTAAAGGCATTTGGCTGACAGGGGGAGGAGCTGCAACCCCGATGTTAGTTGAAGAGATTCAGCGCCGATTAGAAGTGGAATGCGAAGTATTAAACCCCCTGCACCTATTTAAAGGCAAACGCAGTAAACATACGGCAGAAATGGAAAATGGTTTTGCCTTCAGTACCGCTGTTGGGCTGGCATTAAGAGGCATTGACTGGATGGAGCAATCTCATGCTGCATAG
- a CDS encoding dihydrolipoyl dehydrogenase — MKQLNVDVAVIGGGTAGLGAYRAAKAHTDSVVIIEGGPYGTTCARVGCMPSKLLIAAAESVHQIEKAPGFGVHPQGEIVINGREVMDRVKRERDRFVGFVLEGVDEIPAEDKVAGYAKFIDNTTLMVDDHTQITAKRIVIATGSRPAYPAVWNELGDRLIINDDVFNWDDLPESVAVFGPGVIGLELGQALHRLGVKVKLFGLGGQVGPLTDPEVMTYADQAFKQEFYLDADVKVESMKRIEGTDKVEILFINHNGELESFIVDYVLAATGRRPNVDNLNLENTTLELDERGVPTAEHYTLQTSVENIFIAGDASNQIPLLHEAADQARIAGDNAGRFPDIRAGLRRSPISAVFSDPQIAMVGETYKQLSTRLGNCGCFATGEVSFENQGRSRVMLRNKGILHVYGEQGTGRFLGAEMMGPNAEHLAHLLAWAHQNKMTVSEMLDMPFYHPVIEEGVRTALRDLNAKLHLGPEMIKHCLDCGPGC; from the coding sequence ATGAAACAGTTAAATGTCGATGTTGCCGTTATTGGTGGTGGTACAGCAGGTTTAGGCGCCTATCGTGCGGCAAAAGCGCATACTGATAGTGTTGTAATAATTGAAGGTGGCCCTTACGGCACAACTTGTGCTCGCGTTGGCTGTATGCCTTCAAAGCTGTTGATTGCTGCAGCAGAAAGTGTCCATCAAATTGAAAAAGCGCCTGGCTTTGGTGTTCATCCTCAAGGCGAAATCGTCATTAACGGCCGAGAAGTAATGGATCGCGTGAAGCGTGAACGAGATCGTTTCGTCGGTTTCGTTTTAGAAGGTGTGGATGAGATCCCTGCAGAAGACAAAGTGGCAGGCTATGCAAAATTCATCGACAACACCACATTAATGGTTGACGATCATACGCAGATCACTGCAAAGCGCATTGTGATCGCAACAGGTTCTCGCCCAGCTTACCCTGCCGTATGGAATGAATTGGGTGATCGCCTGATCATTAATGATGACGTATTTAACTGGGATGATCTCCCTGAATCAGTGGCAGTATTCGGTCCTGGTGTTATCGGCCTTGAACTTGGACAAGCACTTCACAGACTTGGTGTAAAAGTAAAACTCTTTGGTCTTGGCGGTCAAGTAGGGCCACTGACAGATCCAGAAGTCATGACATACGCTGACCAAGCATTTAAACAAGAATTCTATCTCGACGCCGATGTAAAAGTTGAAAGTATGAAGCGCATCGAGGGGACAGATAAAGTCGAGATTCTGTTTATCAACCATAATGGCGAATTAGAAAGCTTTATTGTCGACTACGTGCTTGCGGCAACAGGGCGTCGTCCAAATGTGGACAACTTAAACTTAGAGAACACCACTCTTGAACTTGATGAACGCGGCGTGCCAACAGCAGAGCATTACACACTGCAAACGTCAGTAGAAAATATCTTCATCGCTGGTGATGCGAGTAATCAAATTCCGTTACTGCATGAAGCCGCGGATCAAGCACGTATTGCAGGTGACAATGCAGGCCGATTCCCAGATATTCGAGCTGGTCTGCGCCGTTCTCCAATTTCGGCAGTATTCTCAGATCCACAAATTGCGATGGTCGGAGAAACCTACAAACAATTATCAACGCGTTTGGGCAATTGTGGTTGCTTTGCAACTGGTGAAGTTTCATTTGAAAACCAAGGCCGCTCTCGCGTAATGTTGCGAAATAAAGGCATCTTGCATGTTTATGGTGAGCAAGGAACAGGTCGATTCCTCGGCGCCGAAATGATGGGTCCAAATGCAGAGCATCTCGCGCATCTACTTGCATGGGCACACCAAAACAAGATGACCGTATCAGAAATGCTCGATATGCCTTTCTATCACCCAGTGATTGAAGAAGGCGTGCGAACAGCATTACGAGACTTGAACGCAAAACTGCATCTTGGTCCTGAAATGATCAAACATTGTCTCGATTGCGGACCGGGTTGCTAA
- the argH gene encoding argininosuccinate lyase, with product MALWGGRFTQAADTRFKDFNDSLRFDYRLAEQDIVGSIAWSKALLSVDVLTEEEQQKLELALNELKLEVMEDPHQILRSDAEDIHSWVEQQLIGKVGDLGKKLHTGRSRNDQVATDLKLWCRQQGQQLLMALDRLQSQMVDVAKAHQATVLPGYTHLQRAQPVTFAHWCLAYVEMFERDYSRLNDAIKRLDTCPLGSGALAGTAYPIDREELAHNLGFRRATRNSLDSVSDRDHVMELMSIASISMLHLSRLAEDMIFYNSGESNFIELADTVTSGSSLMPQKKNPDALELIRGKTGRVYGSLAGMMMTVKALPLAYNKDMQEDKEGLFDALDTWNDCMEMAALCFDGIKVNGERTLEAAKQGYANATELADYLVAKGIPFREAHHIVGVAVVGAIAKSCALEELSIAELKEFSPVIEDDVYDILTIESCLEKRSALGGVSPQQVAYAVEQADQRLAQRDTSTVKVRPARLTDIEALEGMVTYWANMGENLPRSRNELVRDIGSFAIAEHHGEVTGCASLYVYDSGLAEIRSLGIEAGWQGQGQGSAIVKYLVDKARQMAIKKVFVLTRTPEFFMKQDFLPTSKSLLPEKVLKDCDQCPRQHACDEVALEVNLAEQVIAKVNVA from the coding sequence ATGGCATTATGGGGCGGAAGATTTACCCAAGCGGCAGACACAAGGTTCAAAGATTTCAACGATTCACTTCGCTTTGATTACCGATTGGCTGAACAAGATATCGTGGGCTCTATTGCTTGGTCAAAAGCGTTATTGTCCGTTGATGTGTTGACGGAAGAAGAGCAGCAAAAGCTCGAATTAGCACTGAATGAGCTCAAGCTTGAAGTGATGGAAGATCCGCATCAAATACTGCGTTCTGACGCTGAAGATATCCACTCTTGGGTGGAGCAGCAACTGATTGGTAAAGTAGGGGATCTAGGTAAGAAGCTGCACACTGGTCGCTCGCGGAATGATCAAGTTGCAACCGACCTTAAACTTTGGTGTCGTCAACAAGGTCAGCAATTGCTGATGGCTTTAGATCGTTTACAGTCACAAATGGTTGATGTTGCCAAAGCGCACCAAGCCACAGTATTACCTGGATACACGCACCTGCAACGTGCGCAGCCTGTTACTTTCGCTCACTGGTGCCTAGCTTATGTTGAGATGTTTGAGCGTGACTACTCGCGTTTAAATGATGCAATTAAAAGACTGGATACCTGTCCGTTAGGCTCTGGTGCCTTAGCAGGGACAGCATACCCTATCGATCGCGAAGAGCTGGCCCACAATCTAGGCTTTCGCCGTGCAACAAGAAACTCACTCGATTCAGTGTCCGATCGCGACCATGTGATGGAACTCATGTCGATTGCATCGATTTCTATGCTGCACCTATCTCGTCTTGCTGAAGATATGATCTTCTACAATTCTGGTGAGTCTAACTTTATTGAGTTAGCTGATACAGTGACTTCCGGTTCTTCATTAATGCCACAAAAGAAAAACCCTGACGCTTTGGAGTTGATCCGGGGTAAAACCGGTCGGGTTTATGGCTCATTGGCTGGCATGATGATGACTGTGAAAGCGCTACCTCTTGCTTACAATAAAGACATGCAAGAAGACAAAGAAGGGTTATTTGACGCGCTGGACACGTGGAATGATTGCATGGAAATGGCTGCGCTCTGCTTTGATGGTATCAAAGTCAATGGCGAGCGTACCCTTGAAGCAGCGAAACAAGGCTATGCCAATGCAACGGAGCTTGCGGATTATCTGGTTGCTAAAGGGATTCCTTTCCGTGAAGCGCACCATATTGTCGGCGTAGCCGTTGTTGGCGCGATTGCGAAAAGTTGTGCATTAGAAGAGCTTAGTATCGCGGAATTGAAAGAGTTCTCACCTGTTATTGAAGACGATGTGTATGACATTCTGACGATTGAATCGTGCCTAGAGAAACGAAGTGCATTGGGTGGGGTGTCGCCTCAACAAGTCGCGTACGCTGTTGAACAAGCAGATCAACGTTTGGCACAACGTGACACATCCACGGTCAAAGTTCGCCCAGCACGTTTGACGGACATTGAAGCATTGGAAGGCATGGTGACTTATTGGGCGAACATGGGTGAGAATTTACCACGTTCACGCAATGAGCTGGTCCGTGATATCGGCTCGTTTGCCATTGCAGAGCATCATGGCGAAGTCACAGGGTGTGCATCACTGTATGTCTATGATTCAGGTTTAGCTGAAATTCGTTCTTTGGGGATTGAAGCAGGTTGGCAAGGGCAAGGACAAGGTTCTGCTATCGTAAAATACCTAGTTGATAAAGCCCGCCAAATGGCAATTAAGAAAGTCTTTGTTTTGACTCGTACCCCAGAATTTTTTATGAAGCAGGATTTCTTACCGACGTCGAAGTCACTATTACCAGAAAAGGTGTTGAAGGATTGCGATCAATGTCCTCGTCAGCATGCATGCGATGAAGTTGCGCTGGAGGTAAACTTAGCAGAACAGGTGATTGCAAAAGTAAATGTCGCATAA
- a CDS encoding penicillin-binding protein 1A — translation MKFIKRLFIFALICMILGVGTIFGFYLYVKPDLPDVATLRDVKLQTPMQVFSKDGKLISQFGEKRRIPVRYDEIPQHLIDALIATEDSRFYDHPGIDPIGITRAAVVVALSGSAKQGASTITQQLARNFFLSNEKKLMRKVKEVFIAIHIEQLLSKQEIMELYVNKIFLGYRSYGFGAAARVYFGKNLKDLTLSEIATLAGMPKAPSTMNPIYSVERATHRRNVVLMRMLDEKYITQAEYDQARSEEIVSYYHGAEIELSAPYVAELARAWMVKRYGEDAYTSGMNVYTTIDSKLQNAANKSAINNLLSYDERHGYRGAEKVLWKAEQTPLNRDQIDEILDDVPTYGSLIPAVVTQVNAKSAVVEVKNQGEQTIEWNGMSWARKFRTDNRQGPAPRSAKDILIAGEQIWVRQITGEQQDKQSTSWALSQVPNANTAFVAMDPENGSILSLVGGFNFIHNKFNRATQSVRQVGSSIKPFIYSAAIDKGMTLASLINDAPINKWDRGQGTAWRPKNSPPTYSGPTRLRIGLAQSKNVMAVRVLREVGLDKTRQYLTRFGFDIDQLPRSETIALGAGSLTPVKMAQGFSVFANGGYYVEPFYIEKLEGPYGDIEFEATPKTICHQNCQPTLTSDNEFNEQDVTTTEEQQYAPQVISEQTAFLVREMMYSNIWGGGNWRDGTGWNGTGWRGQKLERRDIGGKTGTTNDSKDAWYNGYGPGIVAVAWVGFDNHNRALGKTTPNANLGNGQISGAEAGAKTAQPAWVDFMRAALADKPQHQKQIPEGVVRVRIDRDTGLLTNKNDGSSMFEYFTEGTEPTEYAVDEITDSIYTTSESEELF, via the coding sequence GTGAAGTTCATAAAGCGATTGTTCATTTTTGCATTGATTTGCATGATTCTTGGAGTCGGTACAATTTTCGGCTTCTATTTGTACGTCAAGCCAGACCTACCCGATGTAGCAACTTTGCGTGACGTCAAACTGCAAACTCCAATGCAGGTCTTTAGTAAGGATGGGAAGTTAATTTCTCAATTCGGTGAAAAACGCCGTATTCCAGTCCGTTACGATGAGATCCCTCAGCATCTAATTGATGCTCTGATCGCGACAGAAGACAGCCGCTTCTATGATCACCCAGGCATAGACCCTATCGGCATCACTCGTGCGGCCGTTGTTGTTGCCCTTTCTGGCTCAGCAAAGCAAGGGGCAAGTACCATTACTCAGCAGCTAGCACGTAACTTCTTCCTCTCCAATGAGAAGAAATTGATGCGTAAAGTGAAAGAGGTATTTATTGCGATTCACATTGAGCAGTTGTTAAGTAAACAAGAGATCATGGAGTTGTATGTTAACAAGATCTTCCTTGGCTACCGCTCATACGGTTTTGGTGCTGCGGCCCGTGTTTACTTCGGTAAAAACCTGAAAGACTTAACCTTAAGTGAAATTGCGACACTTGCCGGTATGCCAAAAGCACCTTCAACCATGAACCCAATCTATTCGGTTGAACGTGCAACACACCGACGTAATGTGGTCTTGATGCGTATGCTCGACGAAAAATACATCACGCAAGCAGAATACGATCAAGCCCGCTCTGAAGAGATTGTCTCTTATTACCATGGCGCTGAAATCGAATTGAGTGCTCCTTATGTGGCAGAATTGGCGCGCGCATGGATGGTTAAGCGCTATGGCGAAGATGCTTATACTTCAGGTATGAACGTCTACACCACCATTGATTCAAAGTTACAAAACGCAGCAAATAAGTCTGCCATCAACAATCTGCTCTCTTACGACGAACGCCACGGTTATCGCGGTGCGGAAAAAGTTTTGTGGAAAGCAGAACAAACGCCGCTGAATCGTGATCAAATCGATGAGATTTTAGATGATGTCCCAACCTATGGCTCTCTTATTCCAGCCGTTGTTACACAAGTCAATGCTAAGTCAGCCGTTGTTGAAGTTAAGAATCAGGGTGAACAAACCATTGAATGGAACGGTATGAGTTGGGCACGTAAGTTCCGTACAGACAACCGTCAAGGTCCCGCGCCAAGATCGGCTAAAGATATCCTGATCGCCGGAGAGCAAATTTGGGTCCGTCAGATCACCGGTGAACAACAAGATAAACAATCCACAAGTTGGGCTTTAAGTCAGGTACCAAATGCGAACACAGCGTTTGTGGCAATGGACCCAGAAAATGGCTCTATTTTGTCATTAGTTGGCGGTTTTAACTTCATTCACAACAAATTTAACCGAGCAACACAGTCCGTTCGCCAAGTAGGTTCAAGTATCAAACCATTTATCTATTCGGCAGCAATTGATAAAGGGATGACATTGGCGAGCTTGATTAACGATGCTCCTATTAATAAGTGGGATCGTGGTCAAGGTACGGCATGGCGTCCGAAGAACTCACCCCCAACTTACTCTGGTCCAACTCGTTTGCGTATTGGCTTAGCACAATCGAAAAACGTCATGGCTGTTCGCGTGCTGCGCGAAGTTGGTCTCGATAAAACCCGTCAATACCTAACTCGTTTTGGTTTTGATATCGACCAACTGCCACGCTCTGAAACAATCGCCCTTGGTGCAGGTAGCTTAACACCGGTCAAAATGGCACAAGGATTCTCTGTTTTCGCCAACGGTGGCTACTACGTTGAGCCGTTCTACATCGAAAAACTTGAAGGACCATATGGTGATATTGAATTTGAAGCCACACCAAAAACCATTTGCCATCAAAATTGTCAGCCAACACTTACCAGCGATAACGAGTTTAATGAGCAAGATGTGACAACTACCGAGGAACAGCAATACGCACCGCAAGTGATCTCTGAGCAGACTGCATTCCTCGTTCGAGAGATGATGTATAGCAACATTTGGGGTGGTGGTAACTGGCGCGATGGCACAGGCTGGAATGGCACGGGGTGGCGTGGTCAGAAATTAGAACGTCGTGACATTGGCGGCAAAACCGGTACTACGAACGATTCTAAAGATGCGTGGTACAACGGTTACGGTCCAGGTATTGTTGCTGTCGCTTGGGTTGGTTTTGATAACCATAACCGCGCACTCGGTAAAACCACACCAAACGCGAATTTAGGCAATGGTCAGATCTCTGGTGCTGAAGCGGGTGCCAAAACCGCGCAGCCAGCTTGGGTTGATTTCATGCGAGCCGCGCTTGCTGACAAACCACAACACCAAAAACAGATCCCAGAGGGCGTGGTTCGCGTTCGTATCGACCGCGATACTGGCTTACTCACTAACAAGAACGATGGCAGCTCGATGTTTGAATACTTTACTGAAGGCACAGAACCAACCGAATATGCGGTGGATGAAATTACCGACAGTATCTATACCACATCAGAAAGTGAAGAATTGTTCTAA
- a CDS encoding PilN domain-containing protein, with protein sequence MLHSINLLPWREELRERHKKRFLSLLILGILVGIGIQWGIGLYISNETEKQQSRLSYLNSYIAELDRRIAALKQVEQDHAALLTRLAVVEKLQKQRNKTTDFMNLMPGLIPEGVYVDKIKMGGNEIEIAGISDTTSRLATMLDNLEKSSKLNEVEMHSIVHGKVRFGKKFQTFKVSFNFMTDELPQTPANGGKRNG encoded by the coding sequence ATGCTGCATAGTATTAACTTACTTCCTTGGCGTGAAGAGTTACGTGAGCGTCATAAAAAGCGTTTCTTATCGTTACTTATCCTCGGGATCCTCGTGGGGATAGGTATTCAATGGGGAATTGGGTTGTATATCAGCAACGAGACAGAAAAGCAGCAATCTCGTTTGTCTTATCTCAATAGTTATATTGCTGAACTTGACCGCCGCATTGCTGCACTTAAACAAGTTGAGCAAGATCATGCGGCATTACTTACTCGGTTAGCGGTGGTCGAGAAGCTACAAAAACAACGCAATAAAACCACGGACTTTATGAACTTGATGCCAGGCTTGATCCCGGAAGGTGTCTATGTCGATAAGATCAAAATGGGTGGTAATGAAATCGAGATTGCTGGGATCAGTGATACCACTTCACGCTTAGCCACGATGCTCGATAACCTTGAGAAATCGAGTAAGTTGAATGAGGTCGAAATGCACTCGATTGTGCATGGTAAGGTTCGTTTCGGTAAGAAATTTCAAACCTTCAAAGTCTCATTTAATTTCATGACTGATGAGCTGCCGCAAACTCCAGCGAATGGAGGTAAACGTAATGGCTAG